The window CGCGCCTGGGGCGGGCGCCGGTACTGCTGGGCATGACCGGGGTGCTGGGCCTGGATGGCAGCACCCGCGTGTGCGGGCAGGAGTTCGTCACCATCAATCTGGGCCGTTACCAGGGCCTGGTGCTCAATCCCGAGGACAGAGAGACAGAGCATGTCGCCTACCGTTTTTAAGCTGTTGCTGCTGACCCTGCTGGGCTCGGTGCTCAGCGGCTGCGGCCTTTACCAGACCGTTTCGGATACTTCCGCCTCCATTGCCAAGTCGGTGTTCTACAAGCAGGTGAAGACCCTTCACCTGGACTTCACCGGCCGCGCCGCGATGAACACGGACAGCCGCGACATGTCCGGGCTGTCGGTGCCGACGCTGGTGCGGGTCTATCAGTTGCGCGATGACAAGACTTTCGCGGCGGCCAGCTACGATGGCCTGCTGAGCGGTGGTAGCGCCGCGCTGGGCGCCGACCTTCTGGACGAGCGGGCCGTGGTGGTCAAGCCCGACGAGGGTGCGCAACTGAATGTGCCGATGGACAAGGCCGCGCAGGTGGTCGCCGTGGTGGCGCTGTTCCGTCAGCCGGATACGACGGAGAACAGTTGGCGCCTGGTGCTCGCCAGGGACGAGCTGGACCCTGACAAGGCGCGGGTGATCGAGCTGGGCGACAACCGCCTGAGCCTGCGCCCGCTGTCCAAGCAGGAGTAACCGATGGCTGAGCACAGTCCATCGCTCTACGAAATGC of the Pseudomonas sp. PSE14 genome contains:
- the tssJ gene encoding type VI secretion system lipoprotein TssJ, producing the protein MSPTVFKLLLLTLLGSVLSGCGLYQTVSDTSASIAKSVFYKQVKTLHLDFTGRAAMNTDSRDMSGLSVPTLVRVYQLRDDKTFAAASYDGLLSGGSAALGADLLDERAVVVKPDEGAQLNVPMDKAAQVVAVVALFRQPDTTENSWRLVLARDELDPDKARVIELGDNRLSLRPLSKQE